In Reichenbachiella agarivorans, one genomic interval encodes:
- a CDS encoding MbnP family protein gives MKKAVYTLLLSTIILFSQCAEEDNGVTTGTIEIKFDNVVGDIQAGLLANPGNEDYPYTNALGQAYNLTLIKYIVSEIVLEGPEGSYYAVPLSIAGDEVKGYYLIDESNLNSQTLIVDQITPGVYDQISFKIGIEEEGVDQGASIILDGMFWAWSSGYIGMKIEGQSSSSAGEAFGDTIEETNPHGFGYHIGGWKSPNNVREVTIAMDEILITPDYKPEIHLVIDIAKFMDGGLPFDFSKRNSIHDAATGADYADNIPEMFRFDHVHNNPL, from the coding sequence ATGAAAAAAGCAGTTTATACGCTTTTGTTATCCACTATCATCCTCTTCAGCCAATGTGCTGAAGAGGACAATGGTGTCACTACAGGGACAATTGAAATCAAGTTTGACAATGTGGTGGGAGACATACAAGCAGGGCTATTGGCCAATCCGGGCAATGAGGATTATCCTTACACCAATGCGCTCGGTCAGGCTTACAATTTGACTTTGATCAAATACATCGTCAGTGAGATCGTCTTGGAAGGACCCGAGGGGTCATACTACGCTGTCCCACTATCCATCGCAGGAGATGAGGTCAAGGGGTACTACTTGATTGATGAATCTAATCTGAACAGCCAGACCTTGATTGTAGATCAGATCACGCCAGGTGTGTATGATCAGATCTCATTCAAGATAGGGATAGAAGAAGAAGGGGTGGATCAAGGAGCCAGTATCATCCTGGATGGGATGTTTTGGGCATGGAGCTCAGGCTACATCGGGATGAAAATCGAAGGACAATCCTCTTCATCCGCAGGAGAGGCTTTTGGTGATACGATAGAAGAGACCAACCCGCATGGATTTGGCTACCACATCGGTGGGTGGAAGTCTCCCAACAACGTGAGGGAGGTGACGATCGCGATGGATGAGATACTCATCACGCCAGATTACAAACCAGAGATTCACCTAGTCATTGACATAGCAAAGTTCATGGATGGAGGCTTGCCGTTTGATTTTTCGAAGCGCAACAGCATCCATGATGCAGCGACTGGAGCAGACTATGCGGACAACATCCCAGAGATGTTTCGTTTCGATCACGTACACAACAACCCCTTGTGA
- a CDS encoding transporter gives MKYLIITTIAVLSCINAWACDICGCQLGGYSFGILSQNPTHFIGVRYSQAQFYAHIDNETLPDEYSDDIYRTMELMGRYVISKKWQISAVLPYSYNVMDGNSQKTTVKGIGDPILIGYYNVINTTSENFRDWNHSLLVGAGLKFPLGEYDAEENDEIINRNFQLGSGSLDYLLAVIYTLKYKSVGLNLESSYKINTENDLHYRFGNQFTSSLKLYYAMIQPSFSLLPYVGLTYEASEMHTDDGFLQVNTGGNALLTNVGVQAFYKQVMFMANYALVTAQDYNTDTRSTIESKNRFQLGVVLNIASKSSQEIKL, from the coding sequence ATGAAATATCTAATCATTACCACAATTGCAGTTTTATCATGTATCAATGCTTGGGCTTGTGACATATGTGGGTGCCAATTGGGAGGGTATTCGTTTGGGATATTGTCCCAAAACCCTACTCATTTCATTGGGGTTCGCTACAGTCAGGCACAGTTTTATGCACACATCGATAACGAAACACTCCCAGACGAATATTCAGATGATATCTACCGCACCATGGAGCTGATGGGACGCTATGTGATAAGCAAGAAATGGCAAATTTCAGCCGTATTGCCGTACAGTTACAACGTGATGGATGGCAACAGCCAAAAGACCACTGTGAAAGGCATCGGTGACCCCATATTGATTGGGTACTATAATGTCATCAATACTACCTCTGAGAATTTCAGAGATTGGAATCACTCTTTGCTGGTTGGTGCGGGGTTGAAATTCCCGTTGGGAGAATACGATGCAGAGGAAAATGACGAAATAATCAACAGGAACTTTCAGTTGGGATCGGGGAGTTTGGATTACTTATTGGCCGTGATCTACACACTCAAGTACAAAAGTGTAGGTTTGAACCTAGAGAGTTCCTACAAGATAAATACTGAAAATGACCTGCATTACCGCTTTGGTAATCAATTTACGTCCTCGTTGAAGCTGTACTATGCCATGATTCAGCCTTCGTTTAGCCTGTTGCCCTATGTAGGACTGACCTACGAGGCATCAGAGATGCACACTGATGACGGTTTTTTGCAGGTGAATACGGGAGGAAACGCTTTGTTGACAAATGTGGGGGTTCAAGCCTTTTATAAGCAAGTGATGTTTATGGCCAATTATGCCTTAGTCACAGCGCAAGATTACAATACGGACACTCGCAGCACCATAGAGTCTAAAAATAGGTTTCAGTTGGGTGTAGTTCTCAACATTGCCTCCAAGAGTAGTCAAGAGATCAAATTGTAA
- a CDS encoding pirin family protein: MSDKIRNIQPLGFPWKTADPFLFCVHHRDEYPQGNEEMGPAVNLAGRNMGSDFTVKDGFRMYHGMKVPGFPSHPHRGFETVTVTKEGIIDHADSMGAAGRFGFGDVQWMTAGKGVQHSEMFPLLNRDKGNTLELFQIWLNLPSKSKMVQPYFSMFWHEKIPVIKHTDDVGRHSEIKIIAGNYNGQKALDPAPESWAAEMDHEVGIWTIQLDAGAQLTLPATQSIDTHRTLYFYQGTGLTLEGREIAPYHSIEVKSDEALTLQAGNSETHLLLLQGKPIKEPVVQHGPFVMNSAAEIQETMRDYGRTQFGGWPWPKSEQVHDRASGRFARHADGREERPV, translated from the coding sequence ATGTCAGATAAAATAAGGAATATACAGCCACTTGGTTTTCCATGGAAAACTGCTGATCCGTTTTTGTTTTGTGTTCATCATAGAGATGAATATCCGCAGGGAAACGAAGAAATGGGACCAGCTGTAAATCTGGCTGGCCGTAATATGGGTTCGGACTTTACGGTCAAAGATGGTTTTAGGATGTATCATGGGATGAAAGTTCCTGGTTTTCCCTCGCATCCTCATCGTGGATTTGAAACAGTCACCGTCACCAAAGAAGGTATAATAGATCATGCTGATTCTATGGGAGCAGCAGGTAGATTTGGTTTTGGTGATGTGCAATGGATGACCGCTGGCAAAGGTGTACAGCATTCGGAGATGTTTCCACTACTCAACCGTGACAAGGGAAACACCTTGGAACTGTTTCAGATTTGGTTGAACCTGCCGTCCAAGAGTAAAATGGTACAGCCCTATTTTTCCATGTTTTGGCATGAAAAAATACCCGTGATTAAGCACACGGATGACGTGGGGAGACATAGTGAAATCAAAATCATTGCTGGCAATTACAATGGACAAAAGGCCCTAGATCCAGCACCTGAATCTTGGGCAGCAGAGATGGATCATGAGGTAGGCATTTGGACCATCCAACTAGATGCTGGTGCACAACTCACACTGCCTGCGACTCAAAGCATCGATACACATAGGACCTTGTATTTTTATCAAGGGACTGGATTGACCTTGGAAGGGAGAGAAATTGCCCCCTATCATTCTATAGAAGTGAAAAGTGACGAAGCGTTGACACTGCAGGCAGGGAATTCAGAGACCCATTTGCTGCTGTTACAAGGCAAGCCCATCAAAGAACCCGTCGTGCAACATGGGCCATTTGTGATGAACAGCGCAGCTGAAATCCAAGAAACTATGCGGGACTATGGGCGTACGCAGTTTGGTGGTTGGCCATGGCCCAAATCAGAGCAGGTGCATGACAGAGCTAGTGGTCGATTTGCCCGTCATGCCGATGGGAGAGAAGAAAGACCTGTGTAG
- a CDS encoding HU family DNA-binding protein has protein sequence MSVMYKSVPKTQPGVVGGGQIKYYASIVRERPVDIRKIATEISDMSTLTTIDVFAVLESFLLRMHAYMEQGRIVRLGDLGSFSPELTSSGENAPEEVDRNTIRKLRVNFRPSMELNDRLSHVKFEKHHDEPTV, from the coding sequence ATGTCAGTCATGTATAAATCCGTGCCAAAGACCCAACCGGGAGTGGTTGGGGGAGGCCAAATCAAGTATTACGCTAGTATCGTCCGTGAGCGCCCTGTGGATATCCGCAAAATCGCTACAGAGATTTCGGATATGAGCACTTTGACTACTATAGATGTATTCGCCGTGTTAGAGTCCTTTTTGCTACGCATGCATGCGTATATGGAACAGGGACGCATCGTTCGATTGGGCGATTTGGGTAGTTTTTCACCTGAGTTGACCAGCTCTGGAGAGAATGCACCCGAAGAGGTGGATCGAAATACGATCAGAAAGCTACGGGTCAATTTTCGTCCCAGTATGGAGCTAAACGATAGATTGTCACACGTAAAGTTCGAAAAACACCATGACGAACCCACTGTATAA
- a CDS encoding DUF3108 domain-containing protein, with amino-acid sequence MNLHILKKTVIFSFIMGFAVIANSADYTDGDFKKMKAQSLKYKFKLGWFTLGGGMLHFEENNLIVKNEPYHVVKAHAYTDGMAAFFTDMDDHYKSVINNRTLKPYLSEKHVTIKNGFWDQWNSFDYNKKEITVKAKRTKNGEKSDRAWTVKMTDDSYDIVSSFVYFMDVNWSQKHKGDTVMIMTHYDKKVYPVGVIYLGKETIKYNDRKVNTYHTQIYLPADKEYTVGRPVYAWLSTDGRNIPLVIQSKLAFGNATCELIELDGKEPAF; translated from the coding sequence ATGAATCTTCACATTCTCAAAAAAACAGTCATCTTTTCGTTCATCATGGGATTTGCCGTCATAGCCAACTCAGCTGATTATACTGATGGAGATTTCAAAAAAATGAAAGCTCAAAGCCTGAAGTATAAGTTTAAATTAGGTTGGTTTACTTTAGGTGGTGGAATGTTGCATTTTGAGGAAAACAACCTCATCGTCAAAAACGAGCCTTACCATGTAGTCAAAGCCCACGCATATACCGACGGCATGGCTGCATTTTTCACAGACATGGATGATCACTACAAGTCTGTCATCAACAATCGCACGCTCAAGCCTTATTTGTCTGAAAAACATGTCACCATCAAAAATGGGTTTTGGGATCAATGGAATAGTTTTGATTACAACAAAAAGGAAATCACCGTCAAAGCCAAAAGAACCAAAAACGGTGAAAAATCAGATCGTGCTTGGACTGTAAAAATGACCGACGACAGCTATGACATAGTCAGTAGTTTCGTCTACTTCATGGATGTCAATTGGTCACAAAAGCACAAAGGAGATACGGTCATGATCATGACTCACTATGATAAAAAAGTATATCCTGTAGGAGTGATATATCTGGGCAAGGAAACCATCAAATACAACGATCGAAAGGTAAATACCTACCACACGCAAATCTATCTCCCCGCTGACAAGGAATATACCGTAGGCAGACCTGTTTATGCCTGGTTGTCTACTGATGGCAGGAACATTCCCCTCGTGATCCAATCCAAATTGGCCTTTGGCAATGCTACGTGTGAATTGATTGAGCTTGATGGCAAGGAGCCTGCTTTTTGA
- a CDS encoding tetratricopeptide repeat protein, translated as MKTITSSLLLSIVLICIGCQVSPKQESEQLGVLNHSFVIDQAAQPAFEKGLLLLHSFEYDDAKEAFQEASTQDSTELMAYWGEAMSHYKALWRLQDIDSGRAVMQKAGSNTEHRLEMADTELEKDFWMGVEILYGDGELYTRNKDYAKHMAQLYEKYPGNQEVAAFYALGLMWTVEEGRDPEVFDLSAEIAKGILDENPQHPGALHYLIHANDDPAYAYRSITAANEYGQLAPDATHALHMPSHIYLALGMWNEEVASNEASYAASVKRMERKGLDDKARGYHSYAWLHYGYLQQGRFEDARQLLADMQTYTQNADTRAAKSYLIIMQNAQRVESGQWPDSLEPMYIDADDLSIYSQVAQHFNQALMAFDHKDTVHIQSIIDTVETKIAAAQLIAVDEGISVCGAGPTRYKPSHAHIVRAQVMTQEIKAMIHVLKQQDDLAELYLRSATQTEDESEYSYGPPDISYPSYELYGEWLLSQNRAKEALVQFDRSLAIAPNRTRALKGKIHALKQLDQLDEVKKIEAILSDFYQNTQAS; from the coding sequence ATGAAAACGATCACGTCATCCCTCCTTCTCTCCATTGTTCTGATTTGTATCGGTTGTCAGGTATCACCCAAACAAGAAAGTGAACAACTCGGAGTTTTAAACCATTCTTTTGTCATTGATCAAGCAGCACAGCCAGCCTTTGAGAAGGGTCTGCTCCTCTTACATAGTTTCGAGTATGATGATGCCAAAGAAGCCTTCCAAGAAGCCTCAACACAAGACAGTACCGAGTTGATGGCCTATTGGGGAGAGGCCATGTCACATTACAAGGCATTGTGGCGATTGCAAGACATTGATTCAGGTAGAGCAGTGATGCAAAAGGCTGGCTCGAATACAGAGCACCGGTTGGAGATGGCCGACACAGAATTGGAGAAGGATTTTTGGATGGGAGTAGAAATCCTCTATGGGGATGGCGAACTCTATACTCGAAACAAAGACTATGCGAAACACATGGCACAACTCTATGAAAAGTACCCTGGTAATCAGGAAGTCGCAGCCTTTTATGCGTTGGGGTTGATGTGGACGGTAGAAGAAGGTCGTGACCCAGAGGTCTTTGATTTGTCTGCGGAGATTGCCAAGGGTATTTTGGACGAAAACCCACAACATCCTGGAGCACTGCACTATTTGATTCATGCCAACGATGACCCTGCCTATGCCTATCGATCCATCACTGCAGCCAACGAATACGGTCAATTGGCCCCAGACGCGACCCATGCCTTGCACATGCCCTCGCACATCTATTTGGCACTGGGGATGTGGAATGAAGAAGTAGCATCCAATGAAGCCTCCTATGCAGCCAGTGTAAAACGGATGGAGCGTAAAGGCTTGGATGACAAGGCCAGAGGCTACCATTCATATGCATGGCTGCACTATGGTTATCTCCAGCAAGGGCGGTTTGAGGATGCTCGACAATTGCTCGCAGACATGCAAACCTATACCCAAAATGCTGATACAAGAGCCGCGAAAAGCTACCTGATTATCATGCAAAATGCCCAAAGAGTAGAATCTGGACAGTGGCCAGACAGCTTAGAACCCATGTACATAGATGCCGACGACTTGTCCATATACAGTCAAGTTGCACAGCATTTTAATCAAGCACTCATGGCTTTTGATCACAAGGATACTGTCCATATTCAATCCATAATAGACACCGTAGAAACCAAAATAGCAGCAGCTCAACTGATTGCAGTAGACGAAGGCATCTCTGTATGTGGAGCAGGCCCCACACGCTACAAACCTAGTCATGCACACATCGTGCGGGCTCAAGTCATGACTCAGGAGATAAAAGCTATGATTCATGTTTTGAAACAACAAGATGATTTGGCTGAACTATACTTGAGATCAGCAACTCAAACAGAAGATGAATCAGAATATTCATATGGCCCACCAGATATCTCCTATCCTTCATACGAGTTGTACGGGGAGTGGCTTTTGAGCCAAAACAGAGCAAAAGAGGCGCTCGTTCAATTCGACCGCTCCCTTGCCATCGCACCCAACAGAACCCGTGCCCTAAAAGGTAAAATACACGCGCTGAAACAATTGGATCAATTAGATGAAGTAAAAAAGATAGAAGCCATACTCAGTGATTTCTATCAAAATACACAAGCATCCTAA
- a CDS encoding MbnP family protein, with protein sequence MKFNRLWIAIAAITLLAACDKDDNGSEIDMPGTVTLMFDNVAGEADLVLEAEGSTHYNLTNALDQTFNINHLGYYISEIKLTGMEGTEDYVDEVVYGAEEPLGFYLVEETADGISGNTIMLKDVPMGHYTSVTFTLGVSMDYLSEGAQGGVLSEANGYVWSWNSGYIGYKLEGVAAQGAVSEHHGRLSEAAALAYHLGGEGEDFSNIKTITLDLGTHVMISSASTSMVTITSDVLKALTGETDIDFTTLSSAHAPSASQPIGNNLMSAFAVTTVENDAEATHAH encoded by the coding sequence ATGAAATTTAATAGATTATGGATTGCCATAGCAGCAATCACTTTGTTAGCAGCTTGTGACAAAGATGACAATGGCAGTGAAATAGATATGCCAGGTACAGTTACTTTGATGTTTGACAATGTAGCAGGAGAGGCTGATTTGGTATTGGAGGCAGAAGGTTCTACCCACTACAATTTGACCAATGCTTTGGATCAGACGTTTAATATCAATCATTTGGGCTACTACATCAGTGAGATTAAACTGACTGGCATGGAAGGAACGGAAGATTATGTAGACGAGGTGGTCTACGGTGCGGAAGAGCCGTTGGGGTTCTATCTGGTAGAAGAGACAGCCGATGGCATCTCTGGCAACACAATTATGCTCAAAGATGTACCAATGGGACATTATACATCAGTGACTTTTACCCTTGGAGTGAGCATGGATTACCTCTCTGAGGGTGCTCAAGGTGGTGTATTGAGTGAGGCCAATGGATATGTATGGAGCTGGAACTCTGGCTACATAGGCTACAAACTCGAAGGAGTCGCTGCACAAGGTGCAGTGAGTGAGCATCACGGTAGGCTAAGTGAAGCAGCTGCTCTTGCATACCACCTCGGAGGAGAAGGTGAAGACTTCAGCAACATCAAGACGATCACTTTGGATTTGGGGACACATGTGATGATCAGCAGTGCGTCTACTTCTATGGTGACGATCACATCTGATGTGTTGAAAGCCCTGACAGGAGAGACAGATATTGACTTCACTACCTTGTCTAGTGCTCATGCGCCATCTGCCAGCCAACCGATCGGAAACAACTTGATGAGTGCTTTTGCCGTGACTACTGTCGAGAACGACGCGGAAGCAACACACGCACATTAA
- a CDS encoding ammonium transporter, with product MRKKLIATMVAISLPCFVMAEGQMGEDILSRNDLWVLIAAALVFFMQAGFKVFETGLVKKQHRAGIGAKNLMDWVAGSVAFYILGFGFMFGSSTNGWVGSGLMMGDGLEINDSFVFFLFQLAFAGTALTIVSGAMSGRTALIPYFVASLVTATVIYPLFGHWAWGNLLHADNMPWLASLGFMDFAGSTVVHSVGAWIALVGVWVVGPRVGRYDKNGKIQRIKASDYSYSILGVMILWLGWWGFNGGSTLAFNTQVPKIILNTNLSAAAAAISAMFHAIVFQKKSNVLEKIMGGTLTGLVAITACCNVVSSQSSLIIGVLAGIIHNIMFVVISEKWKLDDPVGAIAVHGFGGVFGTLCVALFGQQELLELPRWEQLAVQCVGIVTCFVFTTLVALLMFYILRRTIGLRVSPKQESTGAFFDSEEEDGEEDQDSTTGSNIVHHVSAKVSNRGYNVYTVKEYVELSMDFRSSWEAADRIQYLNEEGYVIPVESAQKQLNEMVAVMGSHTTSTLKRVRIR from the coding sequence ATGAGAAAGAAATTGATTGCCACTATGGTGGCAATTTCGCTTCCATGTTTCGTGATGGCAGAGGGGCAAATGGGAGAAGATATATTGAGTAGAAATGACCTTTGGGTATTGATAGCAGCAGCCTTGGTGTTTTTTATGCAGGCTGGTTTCAAGGTATTCGAAACAGGTCTAGTCAAAAAGCAACACAGAGCAGGCATCGGGGCAAAGAACCTCATGGACTGGGTAGCTGGTAGTGTCGCTTTCTATATCTTAGGTTTTGGGTTCATGTTTGGTAGCTCAACCAACGGATGGGTTGGTAGTGGGTTGATGATGGGTGACGGCTTGGAAATCAATGATTCCTTTGTTTTCTTTCTTTTTCAGTTGGCCTTTGCAGGTACAGCGTTGACTATTGTGTCTGGAGCCATGTCGGGACGTACAGCTCTGATCCCTTACTTCGTTGCTTCATTGGTCACGGCCACAGTGATTTATCCACTTTTTGGCCACTGGGCTTGGGGCAATCTCTTGCATGCTGACAATATGCCTTGGTTGGCTAGCTTGGGATTTATGGATTTTGCAGGGTCTACAGTGGTACACTCAGTAGGTGCTTGGATTGCTTTGGTTGGTGTTTGGGTAGTAGGTCCACGTGTGGGTCGCTATGACAAAAACGGTAAAATCCAGCGAATCAAAGCTTCGGATTATAGCTATAGCATTTTGGGGGTGATGATTTTATGGTTGGGTTGGTGGGGCTTCAATGGAGGCAGCACGTTGGCATTTAATACGCAGGTGCCTAAGATTATCTTGAATACCAACTTATCCGCAGCAGCGGCAGCCATATCTGCGATGTTTCATGCCATTGTTTTTCAGAAGAAGAGCAATGTACTGGAGAAGATCATGGGAGGGACACTTACAGGTTTGGTAGCCATCACGGCTTGTTGCAATGTCGTTTCGTCCCAATCTAGTTTGATTATTGGTGTGTTGGCTGGTATTATTCACAACATCATGTTTGTTGTCATCTCTGAAAAATGGAAACTAGATGATCCAGTGGGTGCCATTGCTGTTCATGGATTTGGAGGGGTGTTTGGGACATTGTGTGTGGCCTTGTTTGGTCAGCAGGAATTGTTGGAATTGCCTCGTTGGGAGCAACTGGCGGTTCAGTGTGTCGGTATTGTGACTTGCTTTGTTTTTACTACTTTGGTGGCCTTGCTGATGTTTTATATCCTCAGACGTACCATAGGCTTGCGTGTCTCGCCCAAACAAGAAAGCACTGGGGCATTCTTTGATAGTGAAGAAGAGGATGGAGAGGAAGATCAAGATTCTACAACGGGGAGCAACATCGTACATCATGTGTCGGCCAAAGTTAGCAACCGTGGCTACAACGTCTACACGGTTAAGGAATACGTGGAGCTTTCTATGGATTTTAGATCGAGTTGGGAAGCCGCTGATCGAATCCAATACCTCAATGAAGAAGGCTATGTCATCCCGGTAGAAAGTGCGCAGAAGCAACTCAATGAGATGGTCGCGGTGATGGGTAGTCACACGACAAGCACACTGAAACGGGTGAGGATTCGGTAG
- a CDS encoding cytochrome-c peroxidase, whose product MRIWITSLGLLAVMMSCDGGEAEDKPFGFEQPPHFPDATYTFDNNPVTQEGFELGKFIFNDPLLSRDSTVSCASCHDQRVAFADPQHRLSIGIDAQIGTRNAPPIFNLAFVNEFFWDGGVTHVDFVPLNPIANPVEMDQDIAVVIEKMQASALYQQKFALAFGEGTEINSARMLHALSQFMVMMVSANSPYDQYLLHGGALGSTELRGLELFENHCATCHEGNLFTDRSFRNNGLDAEVTDVGRYLITQQDEDLAKFKVPSLRNIALTAPYMHDGRFETLEAILEHYNSGVQPSATLDPLLQSGGVLGIHLTKDEQTDIIAFLQTLTDEEFVSNPLFFAP is encoded by the coding sequence ATGAGGATTTGGATCACAAGTTTGGGTCTGTTGGCTGTGATGATGTCTTGCGATGGAGGTGAAGCGGAAGATAAACCTTTTGGTTTTGAGCAACCGCCACATTTCCCTGATGCAACCTATACATTCGACAACAACCCTGTCACACAGGAAGGATTTGAATTGGGTAAATTCATCTTCAATGATCCTCTTTTGTCAAGAGACAGTACCGTATCCTGTGCTTCTTGCCATGACCAGCGCGTGGCATTTGCAGACCCTCAGCATAGACTCAGCATCGGGATCGACGCGCAGATAGGGACGCGCAATGCACCACCCATTTTCAATTTGGCCTTTGTCAATGAGTTCTTTTGGGATGGGGGAGTGACGCATGTTGATTTCGTCCCACTCAACCCAATTGCCAATCCTGTCGAGATGGATCAAGACATAGCTGTGGTCATTGAAAAAATGCAGGCCAGTGCCCTGTATCAGCAGAAGTTTGCCCTTGCTTTTGGCGAAGGGACAGAGATCAACAGTGCGCGTATGTTGCATGCACTCTCTCAGTTTATGGTCATGATGGTATCGGCCAATTCTCCCTACGACCAGTATTTACTACACGGAGGTGCTTTGGGTTCTACTGAGTTGCGAGGTTTGGAACTGTTCGAGAATCATTGTGCGACTTGTCATGAAGGCAACCTATTCACAGACCGCAGTTTTCGCAACAACGGGCTAGACGCTGAAGTCACAGATGTTGGACGATACCTGATTACCCAACAGGACGAGGACTTGGCTAAATTCAAAGTGCCCAGTCTGCGCAACATTGCGCTGACAGCTCCCTATATGCACGATGGTCGGTTCGAGACATTGGAAGCGATACTGGAGCACTATAATAGCGGTGTGCAACCGTCTGCTACGCTGGATCCATTGCTACAGTCAGGGGGCGTTTTGGGTATTCATCTGACCAAAGACGAGCAGACAGATATCATAGCCTTTTTACAAACATTGACAGACGAGGAGTTTGTATCCAATCCTTTATTTTTTGCTCCATGA